From the Fulvia fulva chromosome 2, complete sequence genome, one window contains:
- a CDS encoding Efflux pump bik6, which yields MDYRSEAQREPDLERDGHGLNRLEQEESPYQHYDNSPAGEKRHHEEEESNSDASSTFSERHMEGLPHTRSIRRSSTRNSSLSRVPSQRLERATTTASTVLSAVRSRVPRRHKEDPYRPLNWTFRKKCLTTILYGFTAMCATFASSVYSPAAAQIAGEFSIGTEVSTLGISLLLVGFGIGQLLWAPLSEVYGRKLAVLIPFYISAMFAFGGGAAKDVQTLMICRFFQGLFGSAPVTNTGGVLGDIWPPEVRGAAMVGYAMTIVGGPTIGPIVGGAFIVSGVGWRWTQYLTGIMMMFILTLDVIILDESYAPVLLVSKARRLRHESGNWALHAEHEEWDISLVELANKYLVRPFQLLATPICFLMALYASFCYGILYASLAAFPIEFEEERGWNELVGSLPFLAMLVGICIGAFANFFNQKFYISRWKANNFRPVPEARLPPMMGGSIVFAAGLFMFAWSSQPSTPWIVPCIGIALEGIGFFTIFQAALNYLIDTFQRYAASAVAANTALRSAFAAAFPLFISPMLHNMGISWGIAVFGFIAAAMIPIPYFFMSLARGFALEALGVGEVFEIDRFCGCGRYSVLSVCSVRSEDSDTGTTLMLKHVRTASNDCQCS from the exons ATGGACTATCGATCAGAAGCACAGCGTGAGCCAGACCTCGAGCGCGATGGCCATGGCCTCAACAGACTGGAGCAAGAAGAATCGCCTTATCAGCACTACGACAACTCCCCAGCAGGCGAGAAGCGGCACCATGAGGAAGAGGAGTCCAACTCCGACGCATCAAGTACTTTCTCGGAACGGCATATGGAAGGTCTACCGCACACTCGAAGCATTCGAAGATCGAGCACACGTAACAGCAGCTTGTCTCGAGTACCATCGCAACGACTTGAACGCGCCACGACTACGGCATCGACGGTCCTGTCAGCTGTGAGGTCTCGAGTACCTCGGCGTCA CAAAGAGGATCCTTACAGGCCGCTGAATTGGACTTTTCGTAAGAAATGTTTGACGACTATTCTGTATGGCTTCACGGCGATGTGTGCGACCTTTGCAAGCAGTGTGTACTCTCCGGCTGCAGCACAGATTGCAGGAGAATTCTCCATTGGGACGGAAGTGTCGACGTTGGGCATATCGCTACTGCTGGTTGGGTTCGGCATTGGACAATTACTCTGGGCTCCGCTAAGTGAAGTCTACGGCAGAAAGCTCGCCGTCCTGATACCATTCTACATCTCCGCCATGTTCGCCTTCGGAGGAGGAGCTGCGAAAGACGTGCAGACTCTCATGATATGCCGCTTCTTCCAAGGTCTATTCGGCTCAGCCCCGGTCACCAATACTGGAGGCGTCTTAGGCGACATCTGGCCTCCGGAAGTACGAGGCGCAGCAATGGTCGGCTATGCCATGACAATCGTAGGTGGTCCTACTATCGGTCCCATCGTCGGCGGCGCTTTCATTGTGTCAGGTGTAGGTTGGCGCTGGACGCAATATCTCACAGGCATCATGATGATGTTCATCCTCACCCTCGACGTTATCATCCTGGACGAATCCTACGCCCCTGTCCTTCTGGTCTCCAAAGCCCGTCGCCTCCGCCACGAATCTGGGAATTGGGCCCTTCACGCCGAGCACGAGGAATGGGACATCTCTCTCGTCGAGCTAGCGAATAAATACCTGGTTCGTCCCTTCCAGCTCCTTGCAACACCGATCTGCTTTCTCATGGCATTGTACGCATCCTTCTGCTACGGGATTCTGTACGCCTCCCTGGCTGCCTTCCCCATCGAGTTCGAAGAAGAACGAGGCTGGAATGAATTGGTTGGATCCCTGCCCTTCCTGGCTATGCTGGTGGGAATCTGCATCGGGGCTTTTGCAAACTTCTTCAACCAGAAATTCTACATCTCCCGCTGGAAGGCGAACAATTTTCGGCCTGTGCCTGAAGCGAGACTCCCGCCTATGATGGGTGGGAGTATTGTCTTCGCCGCGGGTCTTTTCATGTTCGCATGGAGTTCACAGCCGTCGACTCCGTGGATTGTACCCTGTATCGGAATCGCTCTTGAGGGCATCGGGTTCTTTACGATCTTCCAGGCTGCGCTCAATTATCTCATCGATACGTTTCAGCGCTATGCGGCGAGTGCTGTGGCGGCTAATACGGCCTTGAGGAGTGCGTTTGCGGCGGCATTTCCGTTGTTCATCAGCCCTATGCTGCATAACATGGGCATTAGCTGGGGCATTGCGGTGTTTGGGTTCATCGCGGCGGCCATGATACCGATCCCGTACTTTTTTATGTCTTTGGCAAGAGGATTCGCGCTAGAGGCACTTGGAGTAGGGGAAGTGTTTGAGATCGACAGATTTTGTGGTTGCGGTAGATACAGTGTGCTTTCAGTCTGCAGCGTTCGAAGCGAAGATTCAGATACTGGGACGACTCTGATGTTGAAGCATGTGCGCACAGCATCAAACGACTGTCAATGTTCCTAA
- a CDS encoding Cell division control protein 3, with product MASPNGTATAPPNRASPVPNQALPNGKPSSPLVATSNSMGTSGQQTPQTVTSKDPKAAAQAATDMRNIVRRKLTGYVGFANLPNQWHRKSVRKGFNFNVMVVGESGLGKSTLVNTLFNTSLYPPKERKQPSLDFAPKTVSIQSISADIEENGVRLRLTVVDTPGFGDFVNNDDSWRPIVENIEQRFDTYLDSENKINRMNIVDNRVHACVYFIQPTGHSLKPLDVEVMRRLHTKVNLIPVIAKADTLTDDEIASFKQRILADIHHHNIHIFEGPRYELDDEETIAENNEIMSKVPFAVVGANAEVQTPEGRKVRGRRYPWGVIEVDNEEHCDFVKLRQMLIRTHMEELKEHTNNFLYENYRSDKLTSMGVAQDPSVFKEVNPAVKQEEERSLHEQKLAKMELEMKMVFQQKVQEKESKLKQSEEELYARHREMKEQLDRQRQELEEKKARIESGRPVEEKGRKKGGFSLRG from the exons ATGG CCTCTCCCAATGGCACGGCCACTGCGCCGCCAAACCGAGCCTCGCCAGTCCCGAACCAAGCACTTCCTAACGGCAAGCCTTCATCGCCACTGGTAGCAACGAGCAACAGCATGGGTACCAGCGGACAACAGACGCCTCAGACCGTGACCTCAAAAGACCCTAAGGCGGCAGCGCAGGCAGCGACAGACATGAGGAACATCGTGCGCAGAAAGCTTACTGGATACGTTGGTTTTGCCAACTTGCCCAACCAATGGCATCGCAAGAGTGTGCGAAAAGGCTTCAACTTCAACGTTATGGTCGTTG GTGAATCCGGCCTTGGAAAGTCGACTCTCGTGAATACCCTCTTCAACACCTCCCTCTACCCACCAAAGGAGCGCAAGCAGCCTTCCCTGGACTTTGCACCTAAGACCGTCAGCATCCAGTCCATCTCCGCAGACATCGAGGAGAATGGCGTTCGCCTTCGCTTGACGGTCGTTGACACACCCGGCTTTGGTGACTTTGTTAACAACGATGACTCGTGGAGACCCATTGTGGAAAACATTGAGCAGCGTTTTGACACCTACTTGGACTCCGAGAACAAGATCAACCGCATGAACATCGTCGACAACCGCGTTCACGCCTGTGTCTACTTCATTCAGCCAACTGGCCACTCGCTGAAGCCTCTGGATGTCGAGGTGATGCGTAGACTGCACACCAAGGTCAACCTGATTCCTGTCATTGCCAAGGCCGACACCCTTACTGATGACGAGATCGCGTCGTTCAAGCAGCGT ATCCTTGCCGACATCCACCATCACAACATCCACATCTTTGAAGGTCCACGCTACGAGCTCGACGACGAGGAGACCATTGCCGAGAACAACGAGATCATGTCGAAGGTGCCTTTCGCCGTTGTTGGTGCCAACGCCGAGGTCCAAACGCCAGAAGGCCGCAAGGTCCGTGGCCGTCGCTACCCATGGGGTGTCATCGAAGTTGACAACGAAGAGCACTGCGACTTCGTCAAGCTGCGACAGATGCTTATCAGGACACACATGGAGGAGCTCAAGGAGCACACCAACAACTTCCTCTACGAGAACTACCGATCCGACAAGCTCACATCGATGGGTGTCGCACAAGATCCAAGCGTGTTCAAAGAGGTCAACCCAGCCGTCAAGCAAGAGGAGGAGCGATCACTGCACGAGCAGAAGCTCGCCAAGATGGAGCTCGAGATGAAGATGGTCTTCCAGCAGAAGGTGCAAGAGAAGgagagcaagctcaagcaGAGCGAAGAAGAGCTCTACGCCCGTCACCGCGAGATGAAAGAGCAACTCGACAGACAACGACAAGAGCTCGaggagaagaaggcacgcaTCGAAAGCGGTCGCCCAGTCGAGGAGAAGGGCCGCAAGAAGGGTGGCTTCTCGCTCCGCGGCTAA
- a CDS encoding Exocyst complex protein exo70: MVAQRHAHYAEEAAEVEVLFASLDKMKSVSKKIQGSMTRLNETGRTVQDAIGPIYGNTQRLQTQNTNIDRILSAIDKVKQPLDMRNKEERILRSRPDRVGLSEYIASIDRTNQALRELKTSNLRSNQTAISELSSLLAVGTGNLESVFRDMLRQDSQPIEPLKQITQSQEFPRIASSKSAQLRTINTNIANYTSQVAPAGDLSPSAKVYALERGQYLTLSLQNLAISCANTARKVSADAMYKPGSCAIGTYAQGIQGMYIAEYDSICPVFQREEWGTVFEATCRESLRTFTNTLRDLDAHVRNHVITDCYLAYEIIDVVSSMYLEIENRTGELKEAMSNALKPIRETAKSSLSTLLNDTKSKVTQMLQLPSDGGPLSITTDVMARLQVMSFYLLPLSSIMRSLGDGGWQRQADVTSSGSVPTLKSFDVGADGKQLFSHYATDSIETLLGSLETKAKQLQKAKTLQGVFLANNIAVIERMIRDSELRTLLGSAQPKVDSWKKKATNLYLDSWKNDVSHFLLDMQYTSKQSARPPSTGAAVDSAAILKSLSSKDKDSIKEKFKNFNTAFDELVAKHKTLRMEPEVRGLLGREVQKFIDPLYARFWERYHEVDKGKGKYVKYDKGQLSQILAGLG; the protein is encoded by the coding sequence ATGGTCGCGCAACGCCATGCGCACTATGCGGAGGAGGCCGCCGAGGTGGAAGTGCTATTCGCGAGTCTCGACAAGATGAAGTCGGTGTCGAAGAAAATCCAGGGCTCGATGACACGTCTGAATGAGACCGGACGTACTGTGCAAGATGCCATTGGGCCCATATACGGCAACACCCAGCGCCTGCAGACGCAGAATACCAACATCGACCGCATCCTCAGCGCGATAGACAAGGTGAAACAGCCACTGGATATGCGCAATAAGGAGGAGCGGATACTGAGGAGTCGGCCTGATCGTGTAGGTCTGTCAGAGTACATTGCGAGCATAGATCGGACGAATCAAGCCCTGCGCGAGCTCAAGACCTCGAACCTGAGATCGAACCAGACTGCCATCTCGGAACTGAGCAGTCTTCTAGCAGTCGGAACAGGGAACCTCGAGAGTGTCTTCCGGGACATGTTGCGACAAGACTCACAGCCCATCGAGCCACTGAAGCAAATCACACAATCACAGGAGTTTCCACGGATAGCTTCCAGCAAGTCTGCCCAACTGCGAACTATCAACACCAACATCGCGAACTATACGTCGCAAGTGGCACCAGCCGGCGATCTCTCCCCGTCTGCCAAAGTGTACGCTCTTGAAAGAGGTCAATATTTGACACTATCACTCCAGAACCTGGCAATCTCATGTGCGAACACAGCCCGAAAGGTTTCTGCTGATGCCATGTACAAGCCGGGAAGCTGCGCTATTGGCACCTACGCTCAAGGCATACAGGGCATGTACATCGCCGAGTATGACAGCATATGTCCAGTCTTTCAGCGTGAAGAGTGGGGTACTGTCTTTGAAGCAACCTGCCGCGAATCACTACGGACTTTTACAAACACATTACGAGATCTCGATGCACACGTCAGGAATCACGTCATTACTGACTGCTATCTTGCTTACGAGATCATCGACGTGGTCTCCAGCATGTATCTCGAGATTGAGAACAGGACTGGAGAGCTGAAGGAGGCCATGTCCAATGCACTCAAGCCAATTCGCGAGACTGCAAAGTCTTCCTTGTCGACATTGCTTAACGACACTAAAAGCAAAGTTACACAGATGCTACAACTACCTAGTGACGGCGGACCACTCTCAATTACGACGGATGTGATGGCACGGCTGCAAGTCATGAGTTTCTACCTACTGCCATTGAGCAGCATCATGCGAAGTCTTGGCGATGGTGGTTGGCAGCGGCAAGCTGATGTGACGTCGAGCGGTTCTGTACCGACACTCAAGTCATTCGATGTCGGGGCTGACGGCAAACAACTCTTCTCGCACTACGCTACTGACAGCATCGAAACGCTTCTTGGCAGTTTGGAGACCAAAGCAAAGCAGCTGCAGAAGGCAAAAACCTTACAAGGTGTCTTCTTGGCCAACAATATTGCTGTGATTGAGCGTATGATCAGAGATTCTGAGCTGCGAACGCTTTTGGGGAGTGCTCAGCCGAAGGTTGATAGCTGGAAGAAGAAGGCAACGAACCTTTACCTTGATTCTTGGAAGAACGACGTCAGCCACTTTCTTCTGGACATGCAATATACTTCTAAGCAATCTGCACGGCCACCATCAACCGGCGCCGCTGTCGACTCTGCGGCAATTTTGAAGTCCTTGTCTAGCAAGGACAAGGACAGCATCAAGGAGAAGTTTAAGAACTTCAACACTGCCTTTGATGAGCTCGTCGCGAAGCACAAGACACTTCGTATGGAGCCCGAAGTCCGCGGACTGCTGGGCAGAGAAGTGCAGAAGTTCATCGATCCGCTTTATGCTCGGTTCTGGGAAAGATACCACGAAGTCGACAAAGGCAAGGGCAAGTATGTCAAGTACGACAAAGGCCAGCTCAGCCAGATACTCGCAGGCTTGGGCTAG
- a CDS encoding Cytosolic phospholipase A2 zeta, translated as MSRPFRHLQNASTRQLVLALGGGSSVIVGYRLWSHRKPILLDSGHETSDWGAQLPVNSNSLTQRFRNSSKIQAGDIKGREGEEPTEQAPPSQTKGHDADNAAGEASAWSVATSNVYQVCGSISGFDRSSLGARITSFVVPKWLQTLPNVLTKIQNELSMAPWSLSWEIWQEAHDPQINPEILWDAKVRVSEELCREEKDFLQKRKQNTVRALARYLGVAEKDVHPDDVPTIAICGSGGGLRALVAGTSSYLSAHESGLFDCVTYTAGVSGGCWLQTLYYSSIGKLSHQNMIDHLKQRIGVHIAYPPAALDLLSQAPTNKFLLSGFVEKLKGVPDADFGIVDVYGLLLAARLMVPKGELRLSDYDLKISNQRYYTDDGAQPLPIYTAVRHEIPNPPKDMADVPKDSRFTTKHHDWFQWFEWTPYEFFCEELNAGIPTWAMGRRFFDGQNEMRENGMALPELRVPLMLGIWGSAFCATLSHYYREIKPLIRAAGLASLDTTLSQKDQDMVKVHPIDPAVIPNFVLGMRDRLPGTVPETVHDAPILQLMDAGMSNNLPIYPLLRPGRNVDVVIAFDASADVKTDNWIKVVDGYVRQRGIRGWPMGAGWPPAGESSEEITQDMELAKAASIAHTPKTVNEIAGGQTGSMEDLGHCTVWVGTNKPSEEFMDEPPTRRLKHDVSDDYHLTNPEAGVALIYFPFLKNDKVPGVDPKKSDFMSTWNFVYTAEEIDKVVNLARANFDEGKEQTKRTIRAVWQRKKAARLRREKEEREVQRLIRVQSGYAASRRNADVGQGDQFGGV; from the coding sequence ATGTCGCGTCCGTTCAGGCATTTGCAGAACGCTAGCACGCGGCAATTGGTGCTGGCTTTGGGCGGTGGGTCGTCTGTGATTGTTGGGTATCGATTATGGTCGCATCGCAAGCCGATCCTGCTGGACAGCGGCCACGAGACATCAGACTGGGGCGCGCAGCTGCCAGTGAACTCCAACAGTCTCACACAAAGATTCAGGAACTCGTCTAAGATCCAGGCCGGAGATATCAAGGGACGCGAAGGCGAAGAGCCGACCGAGCAAGCTCCTCCATCTCAGACCAAAGGACATGATGCCGACAATGCGGCTGGAGAAGCATCCGCTTGGAGCGTGGCGACATCGAACGTGTACCAGGTCTGCGGCTCGATATCAGGATTCGATAGGTCGTCCCTAGGTGCCAGGATCACCAGTTTCGTGGTTCCAAAGTGGCTGCAGACTCTGCCGAACGTATTGACCAAGATCCAAAATGAACTTTCAATGGCGCCCTGGTCGCTCAGCTGGGAGATATGGCAGGAAGCGCACGACCCTCAAATCAACCCGGAAATTCTATGGGATGCCAAAGTCAGAGTCTCGGAAGAGCTCTGCCGCGAGGAGAAGGATTTCTTGCAGAAGCGCAAGCAGAACACAGTCAGAGCGTTGGCTCGTTACTTGGGCGTAGCTGAGAAAGACGTGCACCCGGACGACGTACCCACGATTGCCATTTGTGGATCTGGCGGAGGTCTCCGCGCGCTGGTAGCAGGCACATCTTCTTACCTTTCCGCGCATGAGTCTGGCTTGTTCGACTGTGTCACCTACACTGCCGGTGTCAGTGGAGGCTGCTGGCTGCAAACACTGTACTACTCCTCAATCGGCAAGCTCAGTCATCAGAACATGATCGATCATCTGAAGCAACGGATTGGTGTACACATTGCATACCCACCAGCTGCCCTAGACCTGCTCAGTCAGGCACCGACCAATAAGTTCCTGCTGAGTGGATTTGTGGAGAAGTTAAAAGGTGTTCCTGATGCGGACTTTGGAATTGTGGACGTCTATGGTCTGTTACTTGCTGCTAGACTTATGGTGCCGAAGGGCGAGTTGAGACTCAGCGATTATGACTTGAAGATCTCCAATCAGCGATACTACACCGATGATGGAGCCCAGCCGTTACCCATCTACACGGCCGTGCGCCACGAGATACCAAACCCGCCCAAGGACATGGCTGATGTGCCTAAAGACTCTCGCTTCACGACAAAACATCACGATTGGTTTCAGTGGTTCGAGTGGACGCCGTATGAGTTCTTCTGTGAGGAGCTCAACGCTGGCATCCCGACATGGGCAATGGGCCGCAGATTCTTCGATGGGCAGAATGAAATGCGAGAGAACGGCATGGCGCTTCCTGAACTGCGAGTTCCGCTCATGCTGGGCATCTGGGGCAGTGCTTTTTGCGCGACCCTATCGCACTACTACAGAGAGATCAAGCCGCTGATTAGAGCAGCTGGTCTGGCATCATTGGACACGACTCTATCGCAGAAAGACCAAGACATGGTCAAGGTGCACCCCATCGACCCGGCAGTCATACCGAACTTCGTGCTCGGCATGCGCGATCGTCTTCCGGGCACCGTACCAGAGACTGTGCACGATGCGCCGATCCTGCAACTGATGGATGCAGGCATGTCGAATAACCTACCCATCTACCCGCTGCTCAGGCCGGGACGCAACGTTGATGTTGTGATTGCTTTCGATGCTTCGGCCGATGTCAAGACCGACAACTGGATCAAAGTTGTTGACGGCTATGTACGACAACGAGGCATTCGAGGCTGGCCTATGGGTGCTGGCTGGCCGCCCGCTGGCGAATCTTCCGAAGAAATTACTCAGGACATGGAGCTCGCTAAGGCGGCGTCTATCGCACACACGCCTAAGACAGTCAACGAAATCGCTGGGGGTCAAACTGGCAGCATGGAAGATTTAGGCCATTGCACTGTTTGGGTAGGCACGAACAAGCCAAGCGAAGAGTTCATGGACGAACCGCCTACAAGAAGACTGAAGCATGATGTTTCTGATGACTACCATTTGACGAATCCAGAAGCTGGTGTTGCGCTGATCTACTTCCCATTCCTCAAGAATGACAAGGTACCCGGCGTTGATCCAAAGAAGTCCGACTTCATGTCAACCTGGAACTTTGTCTACACGGCAGAGGAAATTGACAAAGTCGTCAACCTTGCACGAGCCAACTTCGACGAAGGCAAAGAACAGACCAAGAGGACTATCCGAGCGGTCTGGCAGAGGAAGAAAGCAGCGCGTCTGCGAAGAGAGAAAGAAGAACGCGAGGTGCAGCGTCTGATCAGAGTGCAGTCCGGCTATGCTGCATCGCGGCGAAACGCAGATGTCGGTCAAGGTGACCAATTTGGCGGCGTATGA